ttattcagaaattgccaaagaacctatctgtgagttgtggtatcgagcctgatgaagaaggctcagctggactacgcattaccgcaaggggctccgtcaccacctgtacttaccgcatggacacagacggtcgcacacacttaaactcggttgggtggaagagattcctcgttggcaagaatcttcgtgttggacaggccatcctaattactatcaggaacacccaccgcccaggcttgaggatgatgatcgtcgtcgatatcatctagctagaactacatatgtgtgtgtggctatatcatctagaactacatttGATAATCAttgtcgatatcatgtagaactacatatgatgatcgtcgtcgatatcatctagaactatatatgatgatcgtcatcgatatcacgtttgtactgcttgaggatgcatatGATGATCGTTatcgagtaatttggaacggaggtagtactacctagtacctataatgctttatgaaattgatatctagtagtacctagtatctggaaattgcagtttattgaaactgaaACTGGGTAGGAAGCGGGGGAAAATGAtgaaacacatagcagtagcgcggggctaggAAAGCGCTACAACTAAGTAATAGTAGCGTGTTCTTGAAAAGCgatgctgatatagtcaatagtagtagcgcgggtgcaaaCCACACTACTACTagcagttagctgtagcgccttattggtagcgcggctgcccgcgctgctgatagcctcaaaacccgcgctactactagggttttccctagtagcggGGCCGAGTGGAAAATGTTTGTTTTGTTAACTTTTAAGGTTTAAGGGCATATGCACAGAGTTTTCAATCTTAtcgggctgggggggggggcactGGATAGGCATCCTCTcaaaaaaattgtgtgtgtgtgaacACGACTCTTTCCTTGGGAGAGAACAGCGATGGTATAAGATTTTCTTGATGGAAACCTACACCCGCGGAATCGGTTTGCTTTGCAGCAGAGCAACTGACATCCTGTTGACCTCTCAATGCAAATCGAAAACCGATCATGCTTTGCTTCCTCTAACCCTCAGCTAAACGGGCTGCGCGCCATGGAGAGGGAGGCCCATTTAACCTATAGGGTCCACTTTTTTCCCTGAAAAACTTCCGTCCAGAACTCTCGGCCTGCGAATCTGCACACGGTGGCCAGATGGCCATGCGAAAGTGGACCGCATATTAGAACCCTTCGCGATAGCAAGATTACAAAGTCCGGCCGCCGAAAGCGTGCTGGTCGTGAGAGGGTTAGGAGAGTGCCCAGTTTTAATAAACAGCCCACGGTTTTTGCAAAAACCAGGGGTGGCTTCTCTTCTCAACCAGAAACTGAAATTGTAAAATCTTTTGTCTCTTTGTGAAACTACGCAAATGTTTCTTAGCAAAGTTTACAGTCTCCACACCGGCGACACTAATATGAATGAACGAGACAAACCGATACTACTCACCACGCGTACGGCCCACCTACTCACGGCTAGTACTCTCCACGCCTAGTGCAGCAGTCCCACGCTAGAGTGTGTTGTCGTCTTCGTCTACATACACAAATATAGAAACGGCAGCCACAACACACAACCCAGAACCCACAACATGATGACCGGATCGAGCTCCCGAGTGTTCATCATGCCCGGCGCCGGCCATGTCCACTACCTCGTCGCGGGAGGCTTCGGAGGAGGCGACGACCCCAGGTACCCCTGGACCTTCAAGTCCCTGCACGAGGTGGACGCCGTCGTCCCTGCCATCGCCCGTGGGGCACCGGCAGGGCCTGACGGGTGCCCCATCTGCTTCCGCACATTCGCCAGTGCCAAGGCCGTCCATGGCAACATGCGCAGCCACACGGACCGCAGCTGGCGCGGCATGGAGCCGCCCCGGGAGACACCCCTGGGCGAGCTCGGGCTGGACGGGCAGCGTTACCCGTACGTGTGCGACCGCTGCAAGATGCCTTTCCAGACGCGCCAGGCGCTCGGCGGCCACCGCGCCAGCCACAATGGTAAGAAAGGCTGCTCCTGGCTCGAAAgagaggagctcgccgccgccaaAGAAGCTCGTAAGCCCGTCCTGTTCGGCGTTGATATGAACCTTCCGGCTCCCGAGGCAGATCAGGAACAGGGGGATGAGTAGTAGGGGTGATGAACAGATCGATCGAGCAGCTTGCTAGTGTTCTCAGTTGACAGTTGTTCGAGCTGTGCTTGCGTGTGCTATATTTGGTGTTTAGCTTCTAGTATATATTTTATTCTGCCTTCTCTCTTTGACTTTGCGTTTCCAGACTTGTGTGCAATAATAGCTCTCGATCGATCGATCCCCGCTCAATAGATAAATAAATGAAGACTGCAATCTGCAATTAAGCTGGTTTGCTATATATGTGTGTCAGTTTGTGTTTGATACTTTGATGCATCTAAAACTAATTCTTCAGGCTATTTCATGCGATTCTTAGTTTCTTGAGCTGATTTATTTCGTGCTGTTTTATTTGACATTAGCCGATCTAAAATTAGATCTATAGGTTTAATACGTATTACCATGTGTCCAGCTCTAGCAAATTTATATCGTGACTTACAATTATTTAATGAGTTGCATTAATACACAGCTAGCTCAATATTGCAAGCATCTACTCTCTGATTTCTCAACAGTTTGAAAGAGAATAACATGAGATTGTTTCTCCAGGTGTTGTGCCCATTTCATATAGATAGGGAAGGAGGAAAAGTGTCATAATGTATATGCATCAGATGAATGGATGATAAAAAGGTCGATCTAGTTCTAGTACTATACACGCATTAATTGTACTGTGATTTCCAAATCTTATCTTCACTGGCCGAAACCAAAAGTGGCTTTGCAAATAAGAATAGAAATAGTTTGTGTATTTATGTCTTCTAGGGAAACGTGAAGTGTGTCGCATGCTTACATAGCATTTCCCAAGTTAGTGATGGTATTCACAATGTATATATTGGAGATATCTTGGCATCATTGGAGTAATTAAAGCGCTCTGTTTCGACTCTATATACGCTATGAGAGTTTCCTTGTTTTGATATAGGAAATCAGAAGAACAATGGGGCCAAGAAACGTTTCCGAAACAAAAATATCCAAATATTCATGAAACAGAACAATGTATGTCGAATACAGCGTTATTCAAAACCAACATCGTTCCATTTTCAGCTGCATGGATATACATTTGTAATGCTAGTGCACTGCACAAAATTGGACACAAAAACAACTGTCCGAATCCGACTGAAAGGTAGATATGACAAGGATCTGTTAGACATGGATACAAGTGTAGAACATCGGACTTATATTCATTTGATCATCTGACTTAATATTTTGAAGGAAGAACCTACCCATTAAAATATATATTTGTTACATATAAATTTACCTCTTATAGATATTGTGAAATAAATACCCAAGAAAAGTTTAGAATTATCTCACACTTGCTACTTAAAATAAACACAAAATTAATAATTGCTTGCTGTTAGAGAATACTGCTACACTAATGCTAGTTAGAGAATATCCACGTGACCCTCTCCTACCATTTCCACACACTGATCATGTCTCCAGCTACAGAGTCCTAGTACCACCGAGGTGTGTCGGGCGTCATTGCCTTGCATGGATATAGAGATATAAACCACAGCCCATGATGATGAGCGGATCAACGTGACAGGCCTTCATAGGTCACTTGGATATGTAATTAGGTCGATCAACTGACAAATAAAGAGTGCTCTCTTGAGCAACAAATGCCAAACGGAGGCCTtaattttgaaattttcaaacCATGCTTTAACGTTTCAACAAATACACTTATACCCAGAGACATAGTGTACATGTGTCCAAATTTTCATGATAAAATAACGGCTAAATAAAAGAACAAATTTGTAGTCATGAAATACACTAAAATGACGGCTAAATAAAATGAtggtatttcatcatgaaattttacacacatagacATTACATCCTTGTGTACTTGACCATATGCACATACATGTCCAATGGAGTGTTACCTTGACTGCAGTGTCACGTTCATGCAAGATTCCACATTTTACATCCCCATGTTAATTGGGTTCCCAATATTATATAAGATCATGTTGAATATAACCTGTATGTGCACAATGTCATCTTCCTAGGTTCATTGAGAACACGTTCACCCTTTTTAAAATAAATTACACAAAACTTCTGCAAAAAGGATGCGTGCATCAATTGATGCAACAGCTAGAGGTGTAGCTGTGTTTTTAAAAAGGAAAAGGGTATTTTTACCAAATGGGGCAGCTTATGTATTAGGATTCAAATTTTAGTGCATATACTGGACCCGGAGTGTTATGATATTTTTTTTACCAAAAAAGACTTTCTATAACGGACACCTCAATCCAAAAAGAATACCTACACTAGTATGTGGGTTGATACAGTATATCTTCACTTTTTTAAGAATGTGTTTCTTCACCGTGACCTCATTCAAAAGATACTGCCATGGGGAGGATGTGGCAAGACTGAGCACCATATGAATAATAGCCGATTTGACAATCGGACTAATATCTCGCTATGCTCAACACCCTCACATTTATTGAAGCCAAGGACACCCCCTGTCCCTCCTTACATTGCACCTCGCCAACATACCATTGGTGTTGAATTTGGGTCAAACGACACATTTTCCAAAGAGGGCATTCACACATGTTAGACGAGGAACCAAAGACCAAGTGTCATTCTACAACAAAGCATTAAATACATCACATACTACATGACAACAGTTCAGACCATGGAGTGGTATTTTATATGAAGAATTAATAGAAGAAATGGGTGAGAAAATACACTATGAAAGTTTTCCTTGGAGTCATGAAATAACAGGATATTTCCCATATGTGTGCATCTCGTGTGCATTGTGGGGTGGTTCTACTGGGATGGAACTAGGTGGAAAACATGGCTGAGGTGGTGCATAGAGAGAGGGTGCGCATAGATCGACAGAAAGATACAAAAGACAAAGCGAGCTAGTGTGGAGAGGCAGCCGAGTGTGACATTGTCGAGTGGGAAACCCGTGATGTTGGGCTTGGTCCAGGCGACATGTTCGGAGGGGGGTGGTACGGGTGTATTAGAGTGGGAGGCGGTTTCGGAGTGGTTGTGGGTCTTAGGCACAAGGGTACAAGGTAGGTCGTGGTCAAAGCTGGAATTAGACCAGGCGAAAGGGCTCAAGAAGCGTGGGATTCGTTGCGGGAGGCATGTGTGTATGTTTGTGTGTGATATATACACAAGGTAAATAATCTTATTAAAAATTATCATAGGAGGTAACTTAAATTTTTGAGTTTGAAGATCAAAACACTAATACACAGGAAAAATTAAGAATTATGTCACACTTGATAAATTAAGAATTATGTCATCACAATTAGAGAATGTTGCTACATTAATTCTAGTTAGCAGATATCCATATAACCCTCACATGCCATTTCCTACACACTCATCATGTCTCTAGCTATGACAAATCTTATCATGCTCCCTCTTACCTCCTGTTTTCACATGAGAGGTAAAAGTACTTAATAGATATGAGCCATTGATTTGATTAAGCAGTGGTCTGATTAACTCTCTCCTTCTTACCTCCCATGTGAAAAGAGGGgttaagagggagcatgttaaaattacTCGCTAGCTATATAGTTCGAGTACCACTGAGGTGTGTCAAGCGTCAGTGCCTTGCATGGATATAGAGACATTGAAAGCACATGTTtactcctggggggggggggtgaatgggagatgtttagaaattcgtcaaactctgaggaatttgacgaagatcagagtgaagaaatagaaaTGCGAGGGAACTAAATCATCACAGGAATGAAAAGCATGCATACAGGATACACACAGGTGAAGAACATGAAATCATATAGGCATACAACCATGAGGAAGATGAACTAAAGAAATAAAATACAACATGATGAAAGTCTTCAGTTCAAGTTCTTCAAATTGtagatcacaaattcttcagcagCGGAATAATGTAAGGGAAGGGTGAGGAATTTGAAATCAGCtggttggctcggtgaagacactgtgatttggtagaccaattccagtTGTTGtatcaactgtacgtctggttgggacGGCTGACTCAAAGGACatatagtcctcaccgtattcctcttgagctaaggtcaATTAGACCTCGCCAATCAatcatggtaagtcttcaaggtagacttcccaAACCTTCACGGACTTGTTCACCGgcacaccacaatgactcttgggtgctcagaacatgacgcctaaccgtctggaagaatgcTAGTCTTCAAATGTAAAAGGTGTCATATTGACacggatcaatctcttcagtgatgctcaatcactttggctctgggtTTTTTCCCACTTAGGATTATCTCAAAGtcgtcagaggatgggttgctctccaataacaagtgtcaagttctctctgatcagccaaccaacaagtggttgtgggggcggctatttatagccaggcgCAACCCGACATGAATTGTCATAAATGCCCTTCTCTGATATGACCATTGTGAAgataaggatccactcgacagcTGGCTCGTGGCGTAGCAATGGTCggaatttgaactctcaaattcattggggcactcaatttcctcagGCAGATCGCATTGGCGAACTCCTAACTCCTTAGCCTGACCAAATTCATCAGTGACTAGATGAACTTGGTCACTGTCGCTAGCAAATGCATCAGCTGTTCCGGAGATTTCCAAATGCTTCGCTTGAAGCAACTTGTGTATGtataggtttgagcatcactttgcAAATGTGAACCATGattcacctagaccccctttaacagtatgattTTTCTtatgactcaaataagaagaaagaaACTATGAAGACAaaagtcttcacatcaatttcttcaaaggccGTACCAATTTCATCACCAAATTTTTCACTTGAAGAAATTCATTTTTAGGGCTTATCTTCCATTTGTTAAACCAAATCTTCAAGGACTATAtctcctgtgtatactcacaaacacattagtccctcaacctatttgtcttcaatactccaaaaccactatGGTGGCACTtgttgcacttacaatctcccctttttggtgattgatgacaaattgaTTAGATTTTCAACGGAAGTAAATAATTGAAGTGCAAATACAGAGTATGAGAAAATGTTCGTATAATTTCAAAAAAGCGTTCAAGtactttttaaaatgttcatgtaaATAAAATGTGTCATAGTTTTAAAAATATTCTTTCAGTTTTGAAAGATTGTTAACGTAAATTAAAAGCGTTCATGTATTTAAAGGATGCGGTCATGTATATTGAAACCAATCCTATAATTTTAGAAAGTGTTCACAACCTGTAAAGGTGTATTCATGGAACTTCAGAAGTGTTCACACATTCTTGTAAATGGTTCATGTAATATTAAAAAAAGGTTTCACCTATTTAATATTTGCTCATGTAATTTTGAAAAGTgtaactaaaacaaaacagaaccgGCAAATGTCAGATGCAACAAAAAAATGAATGCATGCCATTTTGTCCAAGAACGTAGCCTGGAATGAGTATGGGGATACATATCACTACACTTTAGAGGGGGCAAGTAGAAATTGCTTTTTGTTTTAACATTTAGGGTTGAAGGGTACAATTACAAAGTTTTcaatcttgggggggggggggggagatgggcCCTGGATGGGAATACACTCAACATGAACCGGTCGTCGATAGACCATGACTCTTTTCTTGGGAGAGTA
The sequence above is drawn from the Triticum aestivum cultivar Chinese Spring chromosome 7A, IWGSC CS RefSeq v2.1, whole genome shotgun sequence genome and encodes:
- the LOC123147167 gene encoding uncharacterized protein, with the protein product MMTGSSSRVFIMPGAGHVHYLVAGGFGGGDDPRYPWTFKSLHEVDAVVPAIARGAPAGPDGCPICFRTFASAKAVHGNMRSHTDRSWRGMEPPRETPLGELGLDGQRYPYVCDRCKMPFQTRQALGGHRASHNGKKGCSWLEREELAAAKEARKPVLFGVDMNLPAPEADQEQGDE